In a single window of the Scyliorhinus canicula chromosome 1, sScyCan1.1, whole genome shotgun sequence genome:
- the utp11 gene encoding probable U3 small nucleolar RNA-associated protein 11 has protein sequence MAAAFRKAQKSVQRSHQERSQLGSRKRLGLLEKKKDYKLRAQDYHRKRNTLKALRQKAFDKNPDEFYFRMTSTKLQDGVHIIKQPREEVTEEQLKIMRTQDIKYVEMKRVAESKKIERLKSELHLLEADGKPPNKHIFFCKSKKEVKEFDLAKRLNTVPELLDRVYNRPTIETLQKEKIKGATHPKALEKLARQRKHQYTLLQQHIEREKKMFVVAQKIQTQKDLMDKTRKVKVKQETVNSPAIYKFQSERKR, from the exons ATGGCGGCAGCTTTCCGCAAGGCGCAGAAATCGGTGCAGAGGAGCCACCAGGAGCGGAGTCAG CTTGGATCCCGAAAGCGACTGGGTCTGTTGGAGAAGAAGAAAGATTACAAGCTCCGTGCACA GGATTACCATCGCAAAAGGAACACTCTAAAGGCATTACGCCAAAAGGCGTTCGACAAAAATCCAGATGAATTCTACTTTCGAATGACCAGCACTAAACTCCAG GATGGCGTTCACATCATCAAGCAGCCTCGAGAGGAAGTCACAGAGGAGCAGCTGAAGATCATGCGGACACAAGATATTAAATACGTAGAAATGAAAAGGGTTGCAGAGTCAAAG AAAATTGAAAGACTCAAGTCTGAACTCCATCTTTTAGAGGCTGACGGAAAACCCCCCAATAAGCACATCTTCTTCTGCAAATCTAAAAAGGAAG TGAAGGAATTTGACTTGGCAAAGCGCCTCAATACCGTACCAGAGCTGTTAGACCGAGTGTATAACCGACCAACGATCGAAACCTTACAGAAGGAAAAAATTAAAGGAGCCACACATCCAAAGGCACTTGAG AAACTTGCTCGACAGAGAAAGCACCAATATACCCTGCTGCAACAGCACATTGAGAGAGAGAAGAAGATGTTCGTAGTGGCCCAGAAAATACAGACTCAAAAAGACCTCATG gACAAGACCCGGAAGGTGAAAGTAAAGCAAGAAACTGTGAACTCTCCGGCCATTTACAAATTCCAATCTGAGAGAAAACGCTGA